A single Paenibacillus sp. FSL R5-0517 DNA region contains:
- a CDS encoding SdpI family protein, with product MTGAVVGIIIGVCYFILGLMVFKKPPKMINGIYGYRTPRAMSNPELWDEAQSYSANLMMQFGVIITIFGIIGFWLTDVRALVLSLVATGFYTFRLFTRVEGRLKQMQRAQQQQNEQNG from the coding sequence TTGACAGGAGCAGTAGTTGGGATCATTATTGGCGTGTGCTATTTCATTCTGGGGTTAATGGTGTTCAAAAAACCACCGAAAATGATTAACGGAATATATGGATATCGGACCCCGCGCGCAATGAGTAATCCCGAGTTGTGGGACGAAGCGCAAAGTTATAGCGCCAATCTGATGATGCAATTTGGTGTGATTATTACGATATTCGGCATTATCGGTTTCTGGCTTACAGATGTACGAGCTTTGGTGCTGAGTCTGGTTGCTACAGGGTTCTATACGTTCAGACTGTTTACCAGAGTGGAAGGTCGTTTGAAGCAAATGCAGCGAGCGCAACAGCAACAAAATGAGCAGAACGGATAA
- a CDS encoding MerR family transcriptional regulator — protein sequence MSLYKIDDVAKECGLTKRTIRYYEEIGVMPSPQRTDGGTRLYTRDDINFLKKVVRAKEVLGFSLQELHTYVATADALNEQRFDYQQTTEVRERIEKLNTMETTLDGQLQLIEQKLQSIHAVQTELEELRERVRSGIQKLQAHDPQRDEDG from the coding sequence ATGAGTTTATATAAAATCGACGACGTAGCCAAGGAATGCGGTTTGACCAAGCGAACCATTCGGTATTATGAAGAGATTGGTGTCATGCCTTCACCTCAGCGGACAGATGGCGGAACGCGGTTGTACACTCGTGACGATATCAATTTTCTGAAGAAGGTGGTTCGTGCCAAAGAGGTACTTGGATTCTCTCTTCAGGAGCTACATACTTATGTGGCAACAGCAGATGCACTGAACGAACAACGTTTTGACTACCAGCAGACGACCGAAGTGAGAGAGCGTATTGAGAAGCTCAACACGATGGAAACAACACTAGATGGTCAGCTGCAACTGATTGAGCAGAAACTTCAGAGCATACATGCCGTACAGACTGAATTGGAAGAGCTGCGTGAACGCGTTCGGAGCGGTATTCAGAAATTACAGGCACACGATCCGCAGCGTGATGAAGACGGGTAA
- a CDS encoding MFS transporter: protein MKREPSLPDELPSSRGGLLSQPRAVWAVAFACIISFMGLGLVDPILPAIADQLHASKSQVSLLFTSYNAVTGVAMLITGVVSSRIGVKWTLLSGILLIIIFSFLGGTSDTVGALVGYRGGWGLGNALFIATALSAIVGLSTSGTAKAIILYEAALGLGIAVGPLLGGELGSISWRGPFYGVAVLMAIAFISITFMLPKMAKPKTRSSLSDPFKALSYPSLKTLAITAFLYNFGFFTLMAYSPYVMNLDEHGLGYVFFGWGLMLAITSVFVAPRLQRRFGSVPSMSVMLTLFAIDLVVMAMGTVMGSPTTVIVAVIVAGIFLGINNTLITTAVMEAAPVERSVASAAYSFVRFLGGALAPWLAGKLSEWFLPETPFYFGALMVLIGVVVLLVRRRHLRDIDSAITSH, encoded by the coding sequence ATGAAAAGAGAGCCATCGTTACCGGACGAATTGCCGTCATCTCGTGGGGGCTTGCTGTCTCAACCGAGAGCGGTATGGGCGGTCGCCTTTGCATGTATCATATCCTTTATGGGTCTGGGTCTGGTTGACCCGATTTTGCCGGCAATTGCAGATCAGCTGCATGCTTCCAAAAGCCAGGTGTCGCTGCTATTCACCAGCTATAACGCTGTAACGGGGGTAGCGATGCTGATTACGGGTGTCGTATCCAGCCGGATCGGTGTGAAATGGACGCTGCTTAGCGGCATATTGTTGATTATTATCTTTTCCTTCCTTGGGGGTACCTCAGACACGGTAGGTGCATTGGTCGGATACCGGGGCGGTTGGGGACTTGGTAATGCCTTGTTCATCGCAACAGCGTTATCCGCTATTGTGGGACTGTCCACTTCAGGGACAGCCAAGGCTATTATTTTGTATGAAGCAGCACTCGGTCTCGGGATTGCAGTTGGTCCGCTGCTAGGTGGTGAGCTGGGTTCCATCTCTTGGCGTGGCCCGTTCTATGGCGTGGCTGTACTAATGGCAATTGCGTTTATCAGCATTACATTTATGTTGCCCAAAATGGCAAAACCAAAAACACGCAGTTCGTTGTCTGATCCGTTCAAAGCATTAAGTTATCCTTCACTGAAAACTTTGGCGATTACCGCCTTCCTATATAACTTTGGTTTCTTTACTTTGATGGCCTATTCACCTTATGTCATGAATCTGGATGAGCACGGCTTGGGTTATGTATTCTTTGGTTGGGGACTGATGCTGGCCATTACGTCGGTATTTGTTGCTCCAAGACTGCAACGCCGATTCGGCTCGGTGCCGTCCATGAGTGTCATGCTTACATTGTTCGCGATCGATCTGGTTGTTATGGCCATGGGTACGGTGATGGGGTCACCAACTACCGTTATAGTGGCGGTCATTGTGGCAGGGATCTTCCTTGGGATTAACAACACATTGATTACAACGGCTGTTATGGAAGCTGCACCTGTGGAGCGTTCGGTTGCTTCTGCTGCATACAGCTTCGTTCGTTTCCTTGGTGGTGCACTTGCTCCATGGCTTGCAGGTAAATTGTCCGAGTGGTTCCTGCCGGAAACACCGTTTTATTTTGGCGCATTAATGGTTCTCATTGGTGTCGTTGTACTGTTAGTACGCCGTCGTCATCTGCGGGATATCGATTCCGCCATTACATCTCATTAA
- a CDS encoding universal stress protein has translation MLKRILVAVDGSDHAHKALEQALILAEDMKQPASLLIVHVNPAISINEPALGVDLEARIAEEGKHIIEPVTRQLSGRDVAYETLLIAGDPVNEICRVARERDCGMIVIGTGGKGMLAEMILGSVSHGVLKHAECPVLTVK, from the coding sequence ATGCTGAAACGTATATTGGTTGCTGTTGATGGTTCGGATCATGCGCATAAGGCTTTGGAGCAAGCGCTGATTCTGGCTGAGGATATGAAACAACCCGCAAGTCTGTTGATCGTGCATGTCAATCCTGCTATCTCTATTAATGAGCCTGCATTGGGTGTTGATTTGGAAGCTCGGATTGCTGAAGAAGGGAAACATATCATAGAACCTGTGACCAGACAGTTGTCTGGGAGAGACGTTGCATATGAGACCCTGCTGATTGCGGGTGATCCCGTCAATGAGATCTGTCGTGTGGCGCGCGAACGAGATTGTGGAATGATCGTAATAGGTACAGGCGGGAAAGGCATGCTCGCAGAGATGATTTTGGGTAGTGTCAGCCATGGCGTATTAAAACATGCAGAGTGCCCTGTCCTGACGGTTAAATAA
- a CDS encoding aldehyde dehydrogenase family protein, with the protein MKKQHLFIGGKPTESVDYIALQAPYSGETLAEVSSASAEEAEAAVAAAVQAGKAMRQMPAHQRADILYKLSSMLEERKEEAARIIALEAAKPITAALAEVDRTVETYRFAAEEAKRLTGETVPMDAAKGGEGRIGYTMRQPLGVIGAITPFNFPMNLVAHKVGPALAAGNTIVLKPAEQTPLSSYYIANLLQEAGLPDGALNVVSGDGKTIGDVLVEHPRVAHITFTGSPAVGTSIRSKAGLKRVTLELGSNAAVIVDKDADLDKVVPRCVTGAFTYQGQVCISLQRIYVHRDISEEFIRRFAEAAKQVVIGDPLSPDTVVSALITSKDVQRTLDWIEEAKQAGAKVAAGGQAEGGVLRPTVLVNVPRDAKVSCQEVFAPIVVINPVDSVEEGIEHVNDSIYGLQAGVFTNDIYTALHAVDQIEAGGVMINDIPTFRVDHMPYGGVKQSGIGREGVKYAVEEMTELKFVMFNKG; encoded by the coding sequence ATGAAAAAACAACATCTGTTCATCGGTGGCAAACCGACCGAATCCGTAGATTATATAGCACTTCAAGCACCATACTCCGGGGAAACGCTGGCAGAAGTCTCGTCGGCTTCAGCCGAGGAAGCGGAGGCTGCTGTTGCAGCTGCGGTTCAGGCCGGGAAGGCAATGCGCCAGATGCCTGCACATCAGCGTGCAGATATTCTGTACAAGTTGTCCTCCATGCTTGAAGAACGCAAGGAAGAAGCAGCGCGAATCATTGCGCTTGAAGCGGCGAAGCCGATTACCGCAGCACTGGCCGAGGTTGACCGTACGGTGGAAACGTATCGTTTTGCCGCCGAAGAAGCCAAGCGGCTGACCGGTGAGACGGTTCCGATGGATGCAGCCAAAGGGGGAGAAGGGCGTATCGGCTATACGATGCGGCAACCTCTAGGTGTCATCGGTGCGATTACGCCTTTTAATTTTCCAATGAACCTGGTAGCACATAAGGTAGGCCCAGCGCTGGCAGCAGGCAATACCATTGTTCTCAAACCTGCGGAGCAGACACCCCTTTCCTCCTATTACATCGCTAATCTGCTTCAGGAAGCCGGATTGCCGGATGGTGCACTGAACGTAGTGAGTGGTGACGGTAAAACTATTGGGGATGTGCTTGTTGAACACCCTCGTGTTGCCCATATTACGTTTACAGGCAGTCCAGCAGTAGGTACGAGCATTCGCAGCAAAGCAGGACTCAAACGCGTCACATTGGAGCTTGGGTCGAATGCAGCGGTGATTGTGGATAAGGACGCAGATCTGGACAAAGTGGTTCCGCGTTGTGTGACGGGTGCTTTTACGTATCAGGGACAGGTATGTATTTCCCTACAGCGCATTTACGTACATCGTGATATCTCGGAAGAATTCATCCGGCGTTTCGCTGAAGCGGCTAAACAAGTGGTGATCGGAGACCCACTGAGCCCGGATACGGTGGTGTCTGCACTGATTACCTCCAAGGATGTACAGCGTACACTCGACTGGATTGAAGAAGCCAAACAGGCCGGGGCTAAAGTGGCAGCAGGCGGTCAAGCTGAAGGAGGCGTTCTGCGTCCAACGGTGCTGGTGAACGTTCCACGTGATGCCAAGGTATCCTGCCAGGAAGTGTTTGCACCCATCGTGGTGATCAATCCGGTAGATTCCGTTGAAGAGGGTATTGAACATGTCAACGATTCTATCTACGGACTTCAGGCAGGGGTATTTACAAACGATATTTATACCGCCCTCCATGCTGTCGATCAGATCGAAGCAGGCGGAGTTATGATTAATGATATTCCCACGTTCCGAGTGGATCATATGCCTTACGGCGGTGTGAAACAGAGCGGTATCGGTCGTGAAGGTGTAAAATATGCAGTAGAAGAAATGACAGAATTGAAGTTTGTCATGTTTAACAAAGGATAA
- a CDS encoding TipAS antibiotic-recognition domain-containing protein produces the protein MAYSMVDVSGMSGVSLNELSQYAQTGLLNPAFGDSDEAIYYEKQELMRLQQILFCKEVGMEENEIGPMLRDDPQDVIRIMKQHRIEILEKALRLHGLIQTLDKTIAHLLGEQEMDEHELYIGFVDKGRHQLLNESGSNPVNNDVKRMQKEDVQKSDQELKSKEDYLDSQAKIDQVHLDLQQAIEDGLEPGSAKVQRIIDRHLEWIKGYYTPTAEIYRDLANLYVEHKNFRQMYDGYHPRLAEFLRDGMMIKAEHDLS, from the coding sequence ATGGCATATTCCATGGTTGATGTATCAGGAATGTCAGGCGTAAGTCTGAACGAACTGAGCCAGTATGCGCAGACAGGTCTTCTGAATCCGGCCTTTGGGGATTCGGATGAAGCTATCTATTATGAAAAGCAGGAATTAATGAGACTCCAGCAAATCCTTTTCTGTAAGGAAGTAGGTATGGAGGAAAATGAGATTGGCCCTATGCTAAGGGATGATCCTCAGGATGTCATACGCATCATGAAACAGCATCGCATTGAGATTCTGGAGAAGGCACTCCGCTTGCATGGTTTGATTCAGACACTGGACAAAACGATCGCGCATTTGCTAGGAGAACAGGAAATGGACGAACATGAGCTGTATATCGGTTTTGTGGATAAGGGGCGTCATCAGTTATTAAATGAATCGGGTTCTAACCCTGTCAATAATGATGTGAAACGAATGCAGAAAGAGGACGTTCAGAAGTCTGACCAGGAGTTAAAATCGAAAGAAGATTATCTGGATTCCCAAGCGAAAATTGATCAGGTTCATCTTGACTTGCAACAGGCCATTGAGGATGGATTGGAACCCGGTAGTGCGAAAGTGCAACGGATTATTGACAGGCATCTTGAATGGATCAAAGGTTATTATACACCCACTGCTGAGATCTATCGGGATTTGGCCAATCTGTATGTAGAGCATAAAAATTTCCGCCAGATGTATGATGGTTACCACCCGAGGCTGGCTGAATTCCTGCGGGACGGGATGATGATTAAAGCGGAACACGATCTATCCTAG
- a CDS encoding GAF domain-containing protein, translating to MFQAVSYEGTRSEQHTAVLGQLSALIRDEPSAIANLANAAALLNVFMTDTNWVGFYLYDGKELVLGPFQGLPACIRIPLGRGVCGTSAAEKRTLVVDDVHAFPGHIACDAASNSEIVVPIIINGELYGVLDIDSPIKNRFDDEDRIFLEKAVSLLTEQLEATVSI from the coding sequence ATGTTTCAAGCTGTTTCCTATGAAGGAACACGAAGTGAGCAGCACACCGCCGTCCTGGGACAGTTAAGTGCTCTGATCCGCGATGAACCTAGTGCGATTGCCAATCTGGCGAACGCTGCTGCGCTGCTCAATGTATTTATGACCGACACCAACTGGGTCGGCTTCTATCTGTATGATGGAAAAGAACTGGTCCTCGGACCATTCCAAGGACTGCCTGCCTGTATCCGAATTCCACTGGGACGTGGGGTATGCGGCACATCTGCTGCGGAAAAACGTACCCTGGTCGTTGACGATGTTCATGCCTTCCCAGGCCATATTGCCTGTGATGCAGCATCGAACAGTGAGATTGTTGTACCTATTATCATAAACGGTGAACTGTACGGGGTGCTGGATATCGACAGCCCGATCAAAAACCGTTTTGATGACGAAGACCGCATCTTCCTGGAGAAAGCCGTAAGCCTGCTTACTGAGCAGTTGGAAGCAACCGTATCTATTTAG
- a CDS encoding GNAT family protein, with translation MYKCKGRIPEMETARLRLRKMRRRDAAQMFACWSDREVTRYMNLAPMIGTSEAADMIGLLNQMAGEEDAIRWGIELKETGKLIGSCGFNTWQLEGAFRGEIGYELGRDYWRHGYMTEAFSALLPFGYETMGLNRIEALVDPRNVASGEFLTNRGFTREGLLRQVQHTSTGYKDMVMYSMLYDEFLRKKGK, from the coding sequence ATGTATAAATGCAAAGGAAGAATTCCCGAAATGGAGACTGCGCGGCTTCGTCTGCGTAAAATGCGTCGCAGGGATGCGGCCCAGATGTTCGCATGCTGGTCAGATCGCGAGGTGACCCGTTACATGAATCTTGCACCCATGATTGGGACAAGCGAAGCGGCGGACATGATTGGACTGCTCAACCAAATGGCAGGGGAAGAGGACGCGATCCGCTGGGGGATCGAACTCAAAGAAACAGGCAAGCTCATTGGCAGCTGTGGATTTAACACATGGCAGCTTGAAGGCGCATTCCGTGGGGAAATCGGTTATGAGCTGGGACGGGACTATTGGCGTCACGGTTATATGACAGAGGCTTTCTCGGCATTGCTGCCCTTCGGGTATGAGACCATGGGGCTTAATCGAATTGAAGCGCTGGTTGATCCGCGTAATGTGGCTTCCGGTGAGTTCCTGACGAACCGCGGCTTCACGCGAGAAGGGCTGCTGCGTCAGGTGCAACATACATCCACCGGATACAAGGATATGGTGATGTATTCGATGTTGTATGATGAGTTTCTTCGCAAGAAAGGTAAATAA
- a CDS encoding MDR family MFS transporter, whose product MKRSFILTGLLLATFLSAIEGTVIGPAGPTIVSELGSVQLLSWIFTAYLLTMAVSTPIFGKISDLYGRKPVFLIGCALFLLGSLLCCLSQNMEQLIIFRAIQGIGAGAVVPVTFTIIGDIYSIEERGKIQGWISSVWGISSLAGPLLGGYFVDNLGWQWIFGFNVPFGLLAMWFVFRYLKEDISPRTAKIDYVGALTFTVGITALLFILSAGGQYYAWSSPLIVGLSVVAALFIILFFVVEKRAQAPMVPLHLFRIRDIRVANIAGLLTSTLMIGLTSYLPLWVQGVRGGNATESGLLLAPMSVGWLIGSVLAGRLLMKIGSRLTALIGVTGIAVGSGGLFLVGGTSPQAVLFILTFIYGLGFGFAFTIFTIISQSSVGYKERGSSTALHTFMRTLGQTIGAAAFGTWLNYRISTLSSEQNLAEAGISENDLNELLAPHTDAALSDDKWALLRSVLEGSLHSLFVIMFVIALVSWVTTLALRKRLIVPEDADAPPQPQGSK is encoded by the coding sequence TTGAAGCGCAGTTTCATCTTGACGGGGCTGTTGCTCGCAACATTTCTGTCAGCGATTGAAGGCACCGTAATTGGTCCGGCAGGGCCTACCATTGTCAGTGAGTTGGGGAGTGTACAACTGCTGAGCTGGATTTTCACTGCATACCTGCTGACGATGGCTGTGAGTACGCCCATTTTCGGCAAAATTAGTGACTTGTATGGACGAAAGCCTGTATTTCTGATTGGTTGTGCCTTATTTTTGCTGGGTTCACTCTTATGCTGTCTGTCGCAGAATATGGAGCAATTGATCATTTTCCGTGCTATTCAGGGGATTGGTGCGGGGGCGGTAGTTCCTGTTACATTTACGATTATTGGGGATATCTACTCCATTGAAGAACGTGGCAAAATCCAGGGCTGGATCAGCTCCGTTTGGGGGATTTCGTCTTTGGCAGGACCGCTGCTTGGCGGTTATTTTGTAGACAATCTTGGTTGGCAGTGGATCTTTGGTTTTAATGTGCCGTTTGGACTGCTCGCGATGTGGTTTGTATTTCGTTACCTGAAGGAAGATATCTCTCCACGGACAGCCAAAATTGACTATGTCGGTGCGCTGACCTTCACGGTGGGCATTACCGCATTGTTATTTATCCTGTCGGCTGGTGGGCAGTATTATGCCTGGAGTTCTCCGTTGATTGTAGGACTGAGTGTGGTTGCCGCTCTGTTTATTATTTTATTTTTTGTGGTGGAAAAAAGAGCTCAGGCCCCAATGGTTCCACTACATCTGTTCCGAATTCGGGACATTCGTGTGGCGAATATCGCCGGATTGTTAACCAGTACCCTGATGATCGGTCTGACCAGTTATTTGCCGCTCTGGGTGCAGGGGGTTCGGGGAGGCAATGCGACTGAATCGGGGTTGCTACTCGCTCCGATGTCGGTCGGTTGGCTCATTGGTAGTGTGCTCGCAGGTCGTCTGCTGATGAAGATTGGATCACGGTTGACCGCATTGATTGGAGTAACCGGCATTGCGGTCGGATCGGGTGGGCTCTTTCTGGTGGGAGGGACATCCCCGCAGGCTGTGCTATTTATTTTGACCTTTATTTATGGTCTCGGCTTCGGATTTGCGTTTACGATCTTTACCATTATCTCGCAGTCTTCCGTAGGATATAAGGAACGTGGCTCTTCTACGGCATTGCATACGTTCATGCGTACCTTGGGACAGACGATTGGTGCAGCAGCTTTTGGCACTTGGTTGAACTATCGGATCTCCACGTTGTCGAGTGAGCAGAATCTGGCTGAGGCCGGAATATCGGAGAATGATCTGAACGAACTGCTCGCACCACATACGGATGCAGCGCTATCGGATGATAAGTGGGCGCTACTGCGGAGTGTGCTGGAAGGAAGCTTGCATTCCCTGTTTGTCATTATGTTTGTCATTGCACTGGTCTCCTGGGTAACGACGCTTGCTCTACGCAAACGTTTAATTGTACCCGAAGATGCAGATGCTCCACCGCAACCTCAAGGCTCGAAGTAA